A window of Komagataella phaffii GS115 chromosome 1, complete sequence contains these coding sequences:
- a CDS encoding DNA damage-inducible v-SNARE binding protein, contains a ubiquitin-associated (UBA) domain: MKLTITLAHNDQILDIDVSSEMLLSDLKVLLELETSVLKNDQQLFYNNNLLTGDDSPLEDLGLKDNELIILSKVEAHSDVNSHLNSVREQLIQNPLYQASLPPSLRDKLDDPQGFKEEVEKLIQLGQFGQYGPSRTSVQQELDRLQRDPDNPQNQKRIMELINEQAIEENMNTAFEISPESFVSVNMLYINVEINGVHCKAFVDSGAQTTIMSPKLAEKCNLANLIDKRFRGVAQGVGSSEIIGRIHSAPIKIEDIIVPCSFTVLDTKVDLLFGLDMLRRHQCVIDLKNNCLQIADRKTEFLGEADIPKEFFNQPMEAPSTAPVPKPVQPPQQLGQRPAGSPPSTIQRPAVQPPPVDIPPEKIQQLINLGFGEEESKEALIRSRGNVEVAAALLFN, translated from the coding sequence ATGAAATTGACCATAACATTAGCCCATAACGATCAAATCTTGGACATTGATGTGTCCAGTGAAATGCTACTATCTGACCTCAAAGTCCTGTTGGAGTTGGAAACTTCCGTACTTAAAAACGACCAACAATTATTTTACAATAACAACCTGCTCACTGGAGATGACTCGCCACTGGAAGATTTAGGACTCAAAGATAATGAACTCATAATTCTGAGCAAAGTCGAAGCACATAGTGATGTCAATTCACACTTGAACTCTGTTAGAGAACAGTTGATACAAAACCCGCTATACCAGGCCAGTTTACCTCCAAGTCTTAGAGATAAGCTCGACGACCCTCAaggcttcaaagaagaagtggaAAAACTAATCCAATTGGGGCAGTTTGGACAATACGGGCCTTCCCGTACTTCCGTCCAACAGGAATTAGACAGACTACAAAGAGATCCTGACAATCCACAAAATCAGAAACGAATTATGGAGCTCATTAACGAACAAGCTATAGAGGAAAATATGAATACTGCTTTTGAAATCTCACCTGAATCTTTCGTTTCCGTGAATATGCTCTATATAAATGTGGAAATTAATGGTGTCCATTGTAAAGCATTCGTCGATAGTGGAGCCCAAACGACCATAATGTCCCCTAAACTCGCAGAGAAATGCAACCTTGCGAATCTAATTGATAAAAGGTTCCGAGGAGTCGCACAGGGTGTAGGAAGTTCTGAAATCATTGGTCGTATCCATTCTGCTCCCATAAAAATCGAAGATATTATTGTTCCCTGCTCATTCACTGTTTTGGATACCAAGGTTGACCTTCTATTCGGACTTGATATGTTGAGAAGACATCAGTGTGTGATTGACCTTAAGAACAACTGTTTACAAATTGCAGACAGAAAGACAGAATTTTTAGGAGAAGCAGACATCCCAAAGGAATTCTTTAACCAACCAATGGAAGCTCCATCCACAGCTCCTGTCCCAAAACCTGTACAACCTCCTCAACAACTCGGTCAGCGGCCGGCTGGAAGCCCTCCCTCCACAATTCAAAGACCAGCAGTACAACCGCCACCTGTGGATATACCTCCAGAAAAAATCCAGCAGTTGATCAACCTTGGATTCGGAGAAGAGGAGTCGAAAGAAGCACTTATTAGATCTAGAGGAAATGTGGAAGTTGCAGCGGCTTTGTTATTCAACTAG
- a CDS encoding uncharacterized protein (Cytoplasmic protein required for replication of Brome mosaic virus in S. cerevisiae), which translates to MATLTPPLHFNRIHPGLYRGSYPRPINYTFLQSLALKTIIAITPETITEENDKELYDFCQKNNISVQHIDCQLSGKGKKRGVPLDYEKVTKILELIINADKSPVYMYCINGGQITSLVVACLRKISFWSSISIYNEFITYATTINHNDRVFIENFQVKLNVPENKVSWLWTGLNKNVIENHPSITII; encoded by the coding sequence ATGGCAACATTGACTCCCCCCCTGCACTTCAATAGGATCCACCCGGGCCTGTATCGGGGCTCTTATCCTCGGCCAATAAACTATACCTTTTTACAATCTTTAGCCTTGAAGACCATCATAGCAATCACCCCAGAGACGATCACGGAAGAAAACGATAAGGAACTGTACGATTTTTGCCAAAAGAACAATATCAGTGTCCAACATATCGACTGCCAACTAAGTGGAAAGGGTAAGAAACGAGGTGTCCCATTGGATTACGAAAAAGTTACCAAGATCTTGGAGCTCATAATCAATGCTGATAAGTCTCCGGTGTACATGTATTGCATTAATGGAGGCCAAATAACGAGTCTGGTGGTCGCATGTCTTAGAAAAATTAGCTTTTGGTCAAGTATATCCATTTACAACGAATTTATCACTTATGCTACCACTATCAATCACAATGACAGGGTATTCATAGAGAACTTCCAGGTGAAGCTAAATGTCCCCGAGAATAAAGTGAGTTGGCTATGGACTGGATTGAATAAAAATGTGATAGAAAATCATCCCAGTATTACTATCATATAG